Proteins from a single region of Haloarcula laminariae:
- a CDS encoding 4-oxalocrotonate tautomerase family protein has translation MPLLQFDIARSLSAAEKTSFAERVTELYTTEMRTTSGHVAVTIRERDSAEMHLGRAVDGPLLFLDAEIRQGRSVDRKRAFALATMEYAADEFDIPDENMKVVFTEHPGDAMMGVDRVGGEWTPDS, from the coding sequence ATGCCGTTGTTACAGTTCGACATCGCACGGTCGCTATCGGCGGCGGAGAAAACCTCGTTCGCCGAACGGGTGACGGAGCTCTACACGACGGAGATGCGGACGACCAGCGGCCACGTCGCGGTCACTATCCGAGAACGTGACTCGGCGGAGATGCATCTCGGGCGGGCCGTCGACGGGCCCTTGCTCTTTCTCGACGCCGAAATCCGGCAGGGCCGGTCCGTCGACCGGAAACGCGCGTTCGCGCTCGCCACGATGGAGTACGCGGCCGACGAGTTCGACATCCCGGACGAGAACATGAAAGTCGTGTTCACCGAACACCCCGGGGACGCGATGATGGGCGTCGACCGGGTCGGCGGCGAGTGGACCCCGGATAGCTGA